A segment of the Lolium perenne isolate Kyuss_39 chromosome 3, Kyuss_2.0, whole genome shotgun sequence genome:
ATCCGCCCCACCGACGGCACCTGCGGGAGCTTGATGGTCCGGTTCACCTCCGCCACCACCTGGTCTAGGAGCTCCTGATGGAGGAATGTCATCGACGTGCCGGAGTCCAGGATGAGGCGGGACTGGTCTTGCGGTATCGTGAAAGTGGAGTTGTTGATTTTCACGGACTGTAGCGCGACTGAGTAGAAGTTGGAGCGGACCAGCGTCGTCGTCACCGCGTCCACCTCCGTCACGGAGGCGCGAGAGCCGAAGTTGAGCGCGGAGGAGGCGTTGACGTTGTAGGGCACGAGGCAGTAGGAGAACCTCCGCCCGAGCGGCGTGGACGCGCCGATCTGGGAGACGAGGGACATGATCCCGGGGCCGAGGCCGATGACGCCGTTCCCGAAGTACCGGCCGTTGATGGACGTGGCGCAGCCGAAGTTGACTTCGTGCACCACCAGCTGCGGACGGTCGCGGCACCCCACGCATCCCCCAGGGGCGTCGTCGAAGGTGAAGGTCTCGATGGAGAGTAGACCGGTCGTGTTGGCGCCGTCGGCGTAGGTCTGGAGGTAGTTGCAGTTGGAGTTGGCGTCGCAGCCGCCGGGGAGCGCGATGCAGGCGCCGGAGTGGCAACCGAGGCGGCCGTACGTACCCGAGGTGGACACGTCGAAGGCGTCGTCGTCTGCAGGAGCGTCCCCGCCAGAGGCGGTGCTGCCGTTGACGCATCGAAGCCAGACGAGGTTGCTGCCGGTGTCCGCCATCGCTAGTATCCGGGTGCGCGGCGTGCCGATGTAGACGTACATGAGGTAATCGAACGGCCTGGATGTAATCTCGGACACGGCACCGTCAGGAACTGGAGAGCCGATGGTGGCGTAGGAGCGCGCGAGCGCCGCGGCCCGCTCCGTGGAACGCCGAGCGGCCGCGAGCACGCGGCCGTGCACGCTGAGCTTCGGGTCGTGGAACGGAGATTTGGGGGAGTCCCGATGGATGAACTCCACGCTTAACCCGCCGCCCACGTACGGCGTGCACCCGCACAGCTGCGCCGTCAGGAACAAGCCCACCAGCAAAAGAGCGTGCCACACCATTGTGACCTACCTCAACTATTCTGATTTAGACTATGATGATCGACTTCGTATTCGTAGTGGTGCAGGACGCTGGTGTGATGCAGGGTAGTATTAATAGGGTGTTACTGTGTTAGCGTACCGTAAATGGGGCAACTAATAATTATTTGATATGAAATGCCGATGGCCTGCATTATGCCTAAGGGTAAGTGTTGATTTGATACTATGAACTGCCGATTGCCTGCATTGTGAGTACTAGTCAGTGTAGATTTCATATGATTGCCTGCTGCCGTGTGGTGTAGTATAGTGTAAAGGTGGTACTATTTGATATTTTGAATTGCTGATTGCCTGCATTATGCTTAATGGTAAATGTAGATTTGATATGATTGCCTGAGTTGTGAGTAACGGTTAATGTAGAGTTGATGATCCTGAGATTTCTGATTTCTTGTCAGACTGAATGGTTGATGGCGCTAATTATATTCGCGCTTAAAAGAGGATTAGTAATTACTTGTAAATCTTGTGGAATGAGAAGCCGGAGGATGAAGCATTCGAGTGGCAAGACAAAAAAAACCATGTGGGTGACTATAGGACTATCAGTCTCATCCACATCCTCAGGAAGATCTTCTCCAAACTGCGGTGAATTGGTTGGTACCTTGCTTGCCACACATTGTCTCAAAGTGTCAGAGCGCGTTTGTAAAGAAAAGGAGCATCCACGATAACTTTCTCCCCGTGCAAAATCTCATTAAGAAGTTGCACTCCTCAAAGACCCGAGCTTATTTCTCAAGTTGGACGTCTCCAAGGCTTTCGACTCTCTCGGATGGGCCTACCTCCTTTTTTAAATGTACCCGACCAAGGCACCGGGGATGGGTTGGTTCCCCGAATACTTCTTCCATGGAAAAACTAGGAGTTTGCGTTGAGGATGTGACGATAGTGGTGTTATGTGTACTTAGTGGCCAGGACAATCCAGGTAGTATCAACAAAAATCACTGTTCAAAACAATCATCTGATTCAACGATTAATCGGTTGATTAATCGCTACTTGATGATCACCGATTAGCCGATAAAATTATTTATCACCTAATTAACTTATTTATCGCTTCGTTAATCAACTGATTTGCCTATTAATCACAATAATCGTCAGCCGACCGAGTTTACATCGATAAGCTATTTTCTCAACATTGATAAAAGCATTACTGTTCGTATCCCTACGGTGGCAAGTCCAAAGGGTCTAGGCCAATTTCTTCCTATCAATCATTGCAATGTGATGTATAAATTGTTTCTAAGATGGTGCCAAATATCTTGAAGGTCACACGCCTTgaaattatatcccaggagatctCTCCTTCCTCCATggaacactagtaggaaaagcctcatcagtggcgcacgaaaattcgattctgtggcgcatggagggtgcgccacagaaacctcgccacaaaaataagctttctgtggcgcatctggccgtgcgccacagaattaaggtttttgtggcgcactcgggccggtgcgccacagaaataagtagttctgtggcgcatgtgatatagctgcgccacagaaataggtgcgccacagaattattttttggtgcgccacagaactatctacaggtatactcgattttgtgctccctggtgtattatacaggttttatactggttttatacacagtatacaggttatatactgatataatatagacagatataatatggacatatataatcatcacatcatcatcacattacttagagcccgatcgagttatacatatagctccatacaactcataatccatgcaaattaagaaagttctcatcatctctagatacaaacgaagtgacaccggccgccgcctacactaggatgaaatagagtaccgccgcgacgatggtgagcaagagcgagagcacaaggaaggccttcatcttgctcttgttcgcttggtgcaccctccacttggcaaccgcctcgtgtctagtcgggtaccctttgtagcagttgccgctgaact
Coding sequences within it:
- the LOC127339361 gene encoding aspartic proteinase CDR1-like; amino-acid sequence: MVWHALLLVGLFLTAQLCGCTPYVGGGLSVEFIHRDSPKSPFHDPKLSVHGRVLAAARRSTERAAALARSYATIGSPVPDGAVSEITSRPFDYLMYVYIGTPRTRILAMADTGSNLVWLRCVNGSTASGGDAPADDDAFDVSTSGTYGRLGCHSGACIALPGGCDANSNCNYLQTYADGANTTGLLSIETFTFDDAPGGCVGCRDRPQLVVHEVNFGCATSINGRYFGNGVIGLGPGIMSLVSQIGASTPLGRRFSYCLVPYNVNASSALNFGSRASVTEVDAVTTTLVRSNFYSVALQSVKINNSTFTIPQDQSRLILDSGTSMTFLHQELLDQVVAEVNRTIKLPQVPSVGRILSRCYDATGMTEESILEKMIPDVKLVMGGGAVVTLKARNTFVQVDQTTVCMALLPVGGQSPFAILGNVAQQNMHVGYDLDKQTVTFAAADCTTAYTSHPASL